Proteins encoded in a region of the Macrobrachium nipponense isolate FS-2020 chromosome 39, ASM1510439v2, whole genome shotgun sequence genome:
- the LOC135210495 gene encoding uncharacterized protein LOC135210495 — translation MKLFLGGLLLIATAALVCSFELRADPRAKRQAAPDDTADVKNDTAAVERACNVMTRPHAKVVGAFAPTCARQNNFDIPGALVTGLVISPQSQNGSDYMQDVLSDLEIPAAKRANMTDCLIPKLAQKAQNFIDYQRSAGHITLSVAASDLKDSFESCKQNNGTAIFECYEKACVSSLVSALDNLITW, via the exons ATGAAACTCTTCTTGGGAGGTTTGTTGCTCATAGCAACGGCTGCGTTGGTTTGCTCATTCGAACTGAGGGCTGACCCGAGGGCAAAGAGGCAAG CTGCGCCTGATGACACCGCTGACGTCAAAAATGACACCGCTGCCGTCGAAAGGGCTTGTAACGTCATGACCAGACCACATGCCAAGGTCGTCGGGGCATTTGCGCCCACCTGTGCCCGCCAGAACAACTTCGACATCCCAGGAGCATTGGTGACGG GGTTGGTTATCAGCCCACAGTCTCAAAACGGCTCGGATTACATGCAAGATGTCTTATCAGACCTGGAGATCCCTGCAGCAAAAAGAGCCAACATGACTGATTGCCTCATTCCTAAACTGGCACAG AAAGCGCAAAACTTCATCGACTACCAACGCAGCGCTGGGCACATCACGCTGTCAGTGGCCGCTTCCGACCTCAAGGACAGTTTCGAGAGCTGCAAGCAAAATAATGGG ACTGCCATTTTTGAATGCTACGAAAAGGCTTGCGTCTCCTCCCTGGTGTCAGCCCTCGATAACTTAATCACTTGGTAG